The following proteins are encoded in a genomic region of Hippoglossus hippoglossus isolate fHipHip1 chromosome 3, fHipHip1.pri, whole genome shotgun sequence:
- the pdcd2 gene encoding programmed cell death protein 2, with translation MMSSDRGESPAEVVLGFLEEAEPWRLLSPQFPSKVGGKPAWLSRRGLPSLPELECERCRLPMAFLLQVYAPISGQDRSFHRSLLLFCCKTPECYTLNDSSCMKVFRSQLPRRNEFYPYNPPPEEEPLSDPESDQRVLPISGVKLCWVCGCPGNKACSRCHTVTYCGKNHQMLHWKHTHKKECGSQEVSLVTTSPFLFPETELVTEPEEEEKVGKDEDTKKDEGEEEGSGTQTDVDCLSLAETLAETDLEEMAMCETEDIKVFQRFKKRIAPEPHQVVRYIRGGSPLWVSSQHIPSDQDIPQCTCGAKRTFEFQVMPQLLNSLHVDSTGASIDWGTVAVYTCSVSCNRDDQYFPEFIWKQDFSSDPHAQIKHS, from the exons ATGATGTCCAGCGACCGAGGCGAGTCTCCGGCGGAGGTAGTTCTGGGTTTCCTGGAGGAGGCGGAGCCCTGGCGGCTCCTGTCCCCACAGTTCCCCAGTAAAGTCGGGGGGAAGCCGGCGTGGCTCAGCCGGAGAGGCCTGCCCTCTCTGCCCGAGCTGGAGTGTGAGAGATGCCGCCTGCCCATGGCCTTCCTGCTGCAG GTGTACGCACCGATCTCTGGTCAGGACCGGAGTTTCCACAGGTCGCTCCTCCTGTTCTGCTGCAAAACCCCTGAGTGCTACACACTCAACGACAGCAGCTGCATGAAAG TTTTCAGAAGTCAGCTACCCAGGAGGAATGAGTTCTACCCTTACAACCCTCCGCCAG AGGAGGAACCCCTCAGTGACCCGGAATCCGACCAGAGAGTGTTGCCCATCTCTGGGGTTAAACTGTGTTGGGTGTGTGGTTGCCCTGGCAACAAAGCTTGTTCTAGATGTCACACTGTGACCTACTGTGGAAAAAACCACCAGATGCtccactggaaacacacacacaagaaggaGTGTGGCAGCCAAG AAGTGTCCCTCGTCACAACAtctcccttcctcttccctGAAACTGAGCTGGTCACTGagcctgaggaagaggagaaagttgGGAAAGACGAAGACACAAAGaaggatgaaggagaagaggaagggagCGGCACTCAAACAGATGTAGACTGTCTGTCTTTAGCAGAGA CGTTGGCAGAGACCGACCTGGAGGAGATGGCGATGTGTGAGACTGAAGACATCAAAGTGTTCCAGAGGTTTAAAAAGAGGATCGCACCAGAACCACACcag GTGGTGCGCTACATTCGAGGCGGTTCTCCCTTGTGGGTCTCTTCTCAACACATCCCTTCAGATCAGgatatcccacaatgcacctgtgGCGCCAAGAGGACTTTCGAGTTCCAG gtgatgCCCCAGCTGTTGAACAGTCTACATGTGGACTCGACAGGAGCCAGTATCGACTGGGGTACGGTGGCCGTCTACACCTGCTCCGTCAGCTGTAACCGTGACGACCAGTACTTCCCTGAGTTCATCTGGAAGCAGGATTTCAGCTCGGATCCACACGCACAGATTAAACACTCGTAA